One Paroedura picta isolate Pp20150507F chromosome 3, Ppicta_v3.0, whole genome shotgun sequence genomic window carries:
- the RPL29 gene encoding large ribosomal subunit protein eL29 yields the protein MAKSKNHTTHNQSRKWHRNGIKKPRSHRYESLKGVDPKFLRNMRFAKKHNKKGLKKMRANNAK from the exons ATGGCCAAGTCCAAGAATCACACCACTCACAACCAGT CTCGCAAGTGGCACAGAAATGGCATTAAGAAGCCCAGGTCACATAGATATGAATCTCTGAAGGGG gTTGATCCCAAGTTCCTGAGGAACATGCGCTTTGCTAAGAAACACAACAAGAAAGGGCTGAAAAAAATGCGGGCAAACAATGCCAAGTAA
- the TNNC1 gene encoding troponin C, slow skeletal and cardiac muscles, with translation MDDIYKAAVEQLTEEQKNEFKAAFDIFVLGAEDGCISTKELGKVMRMLGQNPTPEELQEMIDEVDEDGSGTVDFDEFLVMMVRCMKDDSKGKSEEELSDLFRMFDKNADGYIDLDELKLMLQATGETITEDDIEELMKDGDKNNDGKIDYDEFLEFMKGVE, from the exons ATGGATGATATTTATAAGGCAGCA GTTGAACAGctgacagaagaacaaaaaaatg AATTCAAGGCTGCCTTTGACATCTTTGTCCTTGGTGCAGAGGATGGGTGCATCAGCACAAAGGAGCTGGGGAAAGTGATGAGAATGCTGGGGCAGAATCCTACCCCTGAGGAGCTACAGGAGATGATTGATGAAGTGGATGAAGATG GCAGTGGCACGGTTGATTTCGATGAGTTCTTAGTTATGATGGTCAGGTGTATGAAAGATGACAGCAAGGGAAAATCAGAAGAGGAGCTTTCAGATCTCTTCAGGATGTTTGATAA AAATGCAGATGGATACATAGACCTGGATGAACTAAAGCTCATGTTGCAGGCGACAGGGGAAACCATCACTGAAGATGACATTGAAGAACTGATGAAGGAcggagacaaaaataatgacgGCAAGATTGACTATGACG AGTTCCTGGAGTTCATGAAAGGTGTTGAGTAA